Proteins encoded in a region of the Halodesulfovibrio marinisediminis DSM 17456 genome:
- a CDS encoding response regulator, producing the protein MRILLVEDDQTIANYIVKGLQEAGFCVEHASNGKEGLHFAVNETFDAAIFDLMLPELDGLSIIAEMRGKGIATPVLILSARQSVDDKISGLQTGADDYLTKPFSFAELQVRVQALIRRSSATPASSVLEVGDLKLDRFTREVQHAGQQIMLQAKEYALLVYLMSNAGRVVTKTMILDHIWEYSFDPQTNVVEVLVHRLRNKVDKPFGTNLIRTIRGVGYVLSAQ; encoded by the coding sequence GTGCGTATATTATTGGTTGAAGATGACCAAACCATTGCCAACTACATAGTTAAAGGTCTTCAGGAAGCTGGTTTTTGTGTCGAACATGCCTCCAATGGCAAAGAGGGACTGCACTTCGCGGTTAATGAAACATTTGATGCAGCTATTTTTGACTTGATGCTTCCTGAATTAGATGGGTTGAGCATTATTGCTGAAATGCGTGGTAAAGGGATTGCTACTCCTGTTCTTATTTTGAGTGCACGGCAAAGTGTTGATGACAAGATCTCCGGATTACAAACAGGTGCTGATGATTACCTTACCAAGCCATTTTCCTTTGCCGAACTGCAAGTCCGTGTTCAAGCACTTATCCGTCGTTCTTCTGCAACTCCCGCAAGCTCTGTTTTGGAGGTAGGTGACTTAAAACTGGACCGGTTTACACGTGAAGTTCAACACGCAGGTCAACAGATAATGCTACAGGCCAAAGAGTATGCCCTTCTCGTCTATCTTATGTCCAATGCAGGTCGTGTGGTGACAAAAACTATGATTCTTGATCACATATGGGAGTATAGTTTTGATCCGCAAACGAATGTTGTGGAAGTATTGGTTCATCGGTTGCGAAACAAAGTTGATAAGCCTTTTGGAACAAATTTAATCCGCACAATACGTGGGGTTGGATATGTACTCAGTGCTCAATAA
- a CDS encoding sensor histidine kinase: MLNKIKTSLLSFKVMTAYLVLFFFSTIALFCFSIFLLDSGISKMEQERILPKIDSYIEIGEEEGTTALVLALRSQHGYNKVNNIFIHLTDANGLTTWLTVPQQLDDFPSSNFLPPDSIVLDDWQFFDLPVQNDLEVFSHSFDDGSTLFIGRTTERQEMLVESIRAIFFFVIIGIMLFGGAGGVVLAYQVLRPVRNLTKTVKEVSKGDMASRVPVSDPKGELDELAELVNNMLQRIETLVIAMRDALDNLGHDLRTPLTRMRTKIERTLIEEGSYEAQRETLMDCAEEIERINSLITMLMDIAEAETGQMRLKLEQFAAKDLLEDIAGCYEIIAEDRNITLSYEAEDIKITADRHRMAQALGNLTDNALKYTPNNGAVTLSAVKEGNFVILSVTDTGIGIPEEERERIFDKLYRLDKSRSEKGIGLGLSLVRAVVEAHEGTVTVSDAPKRGSIFSIRLPQ, encoded by the coding sequence GTGCTCAATAAAATTAAGACGTCGTTATTATCTTTTAAGGTAATGACGGCGTACTTGGTTCTTTTCTTTTTCAGTACAATCGCACTGTTTTGTTTTAGCATTTTTTTGCTTGATTCCGGTATAAGCAAGATGGAGCAGGAAAGAATTCTTCCAAAAATTGATTCTTATATCGAGATTGGAGAAGAAGAAGGTACTACTGCTCTTGTTTTGGCTCTTCGCAGCCAGCACGGTTACAACAAAGTCAACAATATCTTTATTCACTTAACCGATGCCAACGGTCTTACGACTTGGTTAACTGTTCCACAACAGCTTGATGACTTTCCTTCAAGTAACTTTCTGCCTCCAGATTCAATTGTCTTAGATGATTGGCAGTTCTTTGATCTCCCTGTTCAAAACGACTTAGAGGTCTTTTCCCATAGCTTTGATGATGGTTCCACCCTATTCATCGGAAGGACTACAGAACGGCAGGAAATGCTTGTTGAAAGCATTAGGGCTATTTTTTTCTTTGTCATAATCGGGATTATGCTTTTTGGTGGTGCTGGTGGCGTCGTCTTAGCCTATCAGGTTTTACGCCCAGTAAGGAATCTGACTAAAACAGTAAAAGAAGTTTCCAAAGGTGACATGGCATCTCGTGTTCCGGTCTCTGATCCTAAAGGAGAACTGGACGAACTTGCTGAGCTTGTAAACAATATGCTCCAGCGCATTGAAACTCTTGTTATTGCTATGAGAGATGCTTTGGACAACTTAGGTCATGATTTACGGACTCCGTTAACGCGCATGAGAACAAAAATTGAGCGTACACTCATAGAAGAAGGTTCTTATGAAGCGCAGCGTGAAACGCTTATGGACTGCGCTGAAGAGATAGAACGGATTAACAGTCTTATTACAATGCTTATGGATATTGCCGAAGCTGAAACGGGACAAATGCGTCTTAAACTGGAGCAGTTTGCTGCTAAAGACCTGCTAGAGGATATTGCTGGATGCTATGAGATAATTGCAGAGGATCGAAATATTACCCTTTCATATGAAGCAGAGGACATAAAAATTACAGCAGATCGTCACCGAATGGCACAGGCGCTTGGTAATTTGACTGACAATGCTCTGAAATACACACCCAATAATGGTGCTGTTACCCTTTCTGCAGTTAAAGAAGGTAATTTTGTAATACTATCTGTAACGGATACTGGAATTGGAATTCCAGAAGAAGAACGGGAGCGGATTTTTGATAAGCTGTACAGATTAGATAAGAGCCGTTCTGAAAAAGGTATTGGACTTGGATTGAGCCTTGTCCGAGCCGTTGTGGAAGCCCATGAAGGGACTGTGACGGTCAGTGATGCTCCGAAAAGGGGAAGCATTTTTTCTATAAGGTTGCCCCAGTAA
- a CDS encoding PepSY domain-containing protein — protein sequence MRFFWTRRNYAAGIYVCVFTTIFFLAPLFSEASDFDSAESEGRSLVTVIETMQQQHIEIPNIIFAAEAAGNGVAIGFELTENVIEVTLLRDNEIIRVDCSATTGNVMDISSPEVLHSILTRLFNRYSVLKTAKISLREAIAIAEQAEDGFAYTAHIEYFDSWANYEIQLLANNTILHIIVDPENGRIVGRHRGEFEEQ from the coding sequence ATGAGATTTTTTTGGACTCGTAGAAATTATGCAGCTGGAATATATGTCTGTGTATTTACAACTATTTTCTTTTTGGCCCCTCTTTTTTCTGAAGCAAGCGATTTTGATTCAGCGGAAAGTGAGGGGCGCAGCCTGGTCACTGTAATCGAGACTATGCAACAGCAGCATATCGAAATACCCAATATTATCTTTGCTGCAGAAGCTGCTGGAAACGGTGTAGCAATAGGTTTTGAGCTAACAGAGAACGTTATTGAGGTAACCTTACTTCGTGACAACGAAATTATTCGAGTCGACTGCTCTGCCACAACCGGTAACGTTATGGATATAAGTTCCCCAGAAGTCCTGCACAGTATATTGACCCGTCTTTTTAACAGATACAGTGTGCTTAAAACCGCTAAAATTAGTCTTCGGGAGGCTATAGCAATTGCTGAGCAGGCAGAAGATGGCTTCGCATACACAGCACATATTGAATATTTTGATAGTTGGGCGAACTATGAAATTCAACTGCTAGCCAACAATACCATTCTTCATATTATTGTTGATCCGGAAAACGGTCGCATTGTTGGTAGACATAGAGGCGAATTTGAAGAGCAGTAA
- a CDS encoding SdiA-regulated domain-containing protein: protein MFNTRRRYSRLLFVSVIGLFFVCLSHWVDSDDKAYYLWANWFTSDARKQSAIWLPNYRADVQAATIAGVDKNVSGITYDYERNTLWIVTNQPQELIELTMDFDPIRKIELKNFKDTEAVAYIGNDTFVIADEREYSIVVAPIAAQTTALDKNTLRHITLNQGGSKNNGLEGIAFDAHGKLIYAVQERDPLKLILISGLAEGKQGVSVGIPEHIDIDEFNLDDLSGLHFDSKTGHLLVLSHEAKLLVEVDDDGHPLSYFDLESGFNGLLNDIPQAEGVTLDSKGNLYIVSEPNLIYRFVKK from the coding sequence ATGTTTAATACACGAAGACGCTATAGCCGGCTGCTTTTTGTGTCGGTTATAGGGTTGTTTTTTGTTTGTTTGAGTCATTGGGTCGATTCAGATGATAAGGCATACTATTTATGGGCTAATTGGTTTACATCCGATGCACGCAAACAAAGCGCAATATGGCTGCCGAATTATAGAGCAGATGTTCAGGCTGCGACGATTGCTGGAGTAGATAAGAATGTATCTGGAATTACGTATGATTACGAAAGAAATACATTGTGGATTGTTACCAATCAGCCTCAAGAATTGATTGAGTTGACTATGGATTTTGATCCAATACGTAAAATTGAACTGAAAAACTTTAAGGATACTGAAGCAGTCGCATATATTGGTAACGATACGTTCGTGATTGCAGATGAACGAGAGTACTCAATTGTAGTAGCTCCGATTGCTGCACAGACAACAGCGTTGGATAAAAATACCCTTCGGCATATTACACTTAACCAAGGTGGATCAAAAAATAACGGGCTCGAAGGCATTGCTTTTGATGCTCATGGCAAGTTGATTTACGCGGTACAGGAACGTGACCCGTTAAAGCTTATTTTGATTTCAGGGCTTGCTGAAGGGAAACAGGGTGTATCTGTTGGTATTCCAGAACATATAGATATTGATGAATTCAATTTGGATGATCTTTCAGGGCTACATTTTGATTCGAAAACAGGCCATCTTTTGGTGTTGAGTCATGAAGCAAAGCTGCTTGTTGAAGTGGATGATGATGGACATCCGCTCAGCTATTTTGATTTGGAATCAGGCTTCAATGGTTTGTTGAACGATATCCCACAAGCAGAAGGTGTAACGCTTGATTCGAAAGGGAATCTGTACATTGTAAGTGAGCCGAATCTTATCTATCGATTTGTAAAGAAGTAA
- a CDS encoding DUF748 domain-containing protein, producing MNRKFFFATRARKVTTITITTLLSLFLLYVLVGFLVIAPVAKWQLEEQLPPVLQRNVTIGNISVNPLTLRVEFTDIAVVKKDGDGNLFSIGMFEAQLSGKSIFALAPIVEHVRIVKPNFNVTRYKDDTLSIDDILKHLAKQAEESVAEPKEKEKDKRIFPFKVLNLIMEDGHIVFNDEKEDTVQTISELSLAIPLASSFESDLHEAVKPKLSMLINGTPFDLDGSTYPFSNNLLTKFSFSTDKIPLSRYWRYVPVDSPVALTSGDMQISINLGFSRPEGEPLELHVDGKVELTDLGLTKKDKSEVLKVPQLVVNLKDFSLAEKKVIFQNIEIDSPYVEVHRQKDNLINWATYFKPEKDDSAKSASQNESKNAAANSTESTKPIGSNDEVKKAATPNESTAKHVEEEQPFIVIVESFTIKKGKVLFQDSTVPGPFAITLSPVDVTVKNITTEPNNAAEVAITIGDNKMIEVVGGVAVSPVAADLKASIKGLGLAQFMPYIASATPAKIGSGALSAAANIQVSSGDSSQVLVKVANGNIQLQNLAVTGKDFKKAPIFLQTLVVDGANVDLQQQSVSIGNISFITPDITITRSKNGIDLISLLVAEQKGSGLKESEPAPKAKKAASGGSAWKLRIQGVAVKNGKITLHDTALQKTVITSLKDVAITASDISLDNKPAAFSVSTGVNDKSKINAKGTFAHSPLAVDADVNIKDINIPDFAEYINEHTDVTITKGTVSATAKGKVAVPETGDPKITVTGDVTVNNVSADNKVENERLGSVKQVAVKKATFDSAKNSATIESVTIDKPQTEVILRRDGSVSLARAAGKSKGKQTPKVKQPTKTSPRGKGSAIQASTQPFSLSIGAIKVRNGAVTFQDTSVTPKVILDVENIAASYKQFSLAGKKPSPVSVSATLKGRSIKASGMVNPMVSPIALNMTLKLDDVGLDAFSPYTVKYIAYPVKSGSLNADVKLKIQQNKLNADNNLLFEDFTLGERNAQSKAPSVPIKLGLSLMRQPNGDIPINLPVTGNLNDPNFHLSQIIATTLVNIVVKAAISPFTLLGSLIGDLSPDEAQYVVFKPGSAVLPKSDAQKLAKIASVLKTKPSITMECLGYYNPEIDVKGLRDRAVTMAVKQEWYNSLSSATKKNINLEDAPVPKYNYDEYLEAAYENAPELKEHPRPGGFLGYKDQTREQMEEYLRKTADTSHEALRKLALDRANAVREVIIKNSPQLEGRVTAVQAGSSKQDKHATSVQLQLKQ from the coding sequence ATGAACCGGAAATTTTTCTTTGCCACACGTGCGCGTAAAGTCACAACCATTACGATAACAACTCTACTTTCCCTTTTTCTGCTGTATGTTTTAGTGGGATTTCTTGTTATTGCGCCTGTCGCAAAGTGGCAGCTTGAAGAACAATTGCCGCCAGTGCTCCAACGAAACGTCACTATTGGTAACATTAGCGTTAACCCATTAACACTGCGCGTTGAATTTACTGATATTGCTGTGGTGAAGAAAGATGGTGACGGTAATCTCTTTTCTATAGGAATGTTTGAAGCACAGCTCTCGGGGAAATCAATTTTCGCCTTGGCACCTATTGTTGAGCATGTCCGAATTGTTAAACCAAATTTTAATGTTACACGATACAAAGATGATACTCTGTCGATTGATGATATTCTGAAGCACCTAGCTAAACAAGCAGAAGAGTCCGTTGCGGAGCCAAAAGAAAAGGAAAAGGATAAGCGAATCTTTCCATTTAAGGTTTTAAACCTCATTATGGAAGATGGGCATATTGTTTTCAACGATGAGAAGGAAGATACTGTTCAGACTATAAGCGAATTGTCATTGGCAATTCCGCTTGCTTCTTCGTTTGAAAGTGACCTTCATGAGGCGGTTAAGCCGAAGTTGTCAATGCTCATTAACGGTACACCGTTTGACCTTGATGGCTCAACATATCCTTTCTCGAATAATTTACTCACCAAGTTCTCTTTTTCTACAGACAAAATTCCACTCTCCCGTTACTGGAGATACGTCCCTGTAGATTCTCCTGTTGCGTTGACTTCCGGTGATATGCAAATTTCCATTAACCTCGGATTTAGTCGCCCTGAGGGTGAACCTCTTGAATTGCACGTAGACGGTAAAGTGGAATTAACCGATCTTGGCCTAACTAAGAAAGACAAAAGTGAAGTACTTAAGGTTCCGCAACTTGTTGTTAACTTGAAAGATTTTTCGTTAGCAGAAAAGAAGGTTATTTTTCAAAATATAGAAATTGATTCACCTTATGTTGAGGTTCATAGACAGAAAGATAATTTAATAAACTGGGCAACCTACTTTAAGCCGGAAAAAGATGATTCTGCGAAGTCTGCTTCCCAAAATGAAAGCAAAAATGCGGCTGCCAACTCAACGGAATCAACTAAGCCGATTGGAAGCAATGATGAGGTAAAGAAAGCCGCTACTCCTAACGAGTCAACTGCAAAGCACGTGGAAGAAGAACAACCGTTTATTGTAATTGTTGAGTCTTTTACAATTAAAAAAGGCAAGGTTCTTTTTCAAGACAGCACTGTCCCGGGACCGTTTGCGATTACACTTTCTCCAGTTGATGTCACCGTTAAAAACATAACGACTGAGCCTAATAATGCCGCAGAGGTAGCAATTACTATCGGCGATAACAAAATGATCGAGGTTGTAGGCGGCGTTGCCGTTTCCCCCGTTGCGGCCGACTTAAAGGCTAGTATTAAAGGGTTGGGACTTGCTCAGTTTATGCCGTACATCGCTTCTGCAACACCTGCCAAAATTGGTAGCGGTGCTCTAAGTGCTGCTGCGAATATTCAAGTTTCCAGTGGTGATTCTTCACAAGTTCTTGTAAAGGTAGCTAATGGTAATATCCAGCTACAGAATCTGGCAGTAACTGGCAAAGACTTCAAGAAGGCTCCTATTTTCCTGCAGACACTTGTAGTGGACGGCGCAAATGTTGACCTGCAACAGCAATCTGTTTCTATTGGAAATATCAGTTTTATTACTCCTGACATTACCATCACCAGAAGCAAAAACGGCATTGACTTAATTTCTCTGTTGGTAGCAGAGCAAAAAGGATCTGGATTAAAAGAGTCTGAACCAGCTCCTAAGGCGAAAAAAGCAGCTTCTGGCGGTAGTGCATGGAAATTGCGCATTCAGGGCGTTGCTGTAAAAAACGGTAAGATTACGCTCCACGATACTGCGCTTCAGAAAACCGTCATTACTAGCCTGAAAGATGTTGCGATTACTGCCAGCGATATTTCGCTTGATAATAAGCCGGCTGCGTTTTCTGTGTCTACCGGTGTAAACGATAAGAGCAAAATAAACGCAAAAGGTACTTTCGCCCACTCTCCTCTGGCCGTTGATGCTGATGTAAACATCAAAGATATTAATATTCCTGATTTTGCAGAATATATTAATGAGCATACAGATGTTACCATCACAAAAGGTACAGTATCCGCAACGGCTAAAGGCAAAGTTGCTGTTCCAGAAACGGGCGATCCTAAAATTACAGTTACAGGTGATGTTACTGTAAATAATGTCTCAGCAGACAATAAGGTTGAGAATGAACGCTTAGGTTCTGTGAAGCAGGTAGCTGTTAAAAAAGCGACTTTTGATTCTGCAAAGAATAGTGCAACAATCGAGTCTGTAACAATTGATAAACCGCAAACGGAAGTGATTCTGCGGCGGGACGGTTCCGTAAGTCTTGCCCGTGCAGCAGGTAAATCGAAAGGAAAACAAACGCCTAAAGTAAAACAGCCTACAAAAACGTCACCACGTGGAAAAGGCTCAGCAATTCAGGCTAGTACACAGCCGTTTTCTTTATCCATTGGGGCAATTAAAGTTCGAAATGGTGCAGTAACATTTCAAGATACGTCTGTTACCCCAAAAGTTATTCTTGATGTTGAAAACATAGCTGCATCTTACAAGCAATTCAGCCTTGCAGGTAAAAAGCCTTCTCCTGTCAGCGTTTCTGCAACACTAAAGGGACGGTCTATCAAAGCATCCGGTATGGTAAATCCTATGGTTAGCCCGATTGCATTGAATATGACGTTGAAGTTGGATGACGTTGGACTGGATGCATTTAGCCCATACACCGTTAAATATATTGCGTATCCTGTTAAATCAGGGTCTTTGAATGCAGACGTTAAGCTGAAAATACAGCAAAACAAGCTGAATGCTGATAACAATTTGTTGTTTGAAGATTTTACCCTTGGTGAAAGGAATGCACAGTCAAAAGCACCGTCTGTTCCAATTAAGTTGGGGCTTTCACTTATGCGACAGCCAAACGGTGATATTCCTATTAATTTACCGGTAACAGGTAATTTGAATGACCCGAACTTCCATCTCAGCCAGATTATTGCAACAACGCTGGTGAATATTGTGGTGAAGGCGGCAATTTCTCCGTTTACCCTACTGGGATCGTTAATTGGTGATCTATCCCCTGATGAAGCACAGTATGTTGTGTTTAAGCCGGGATCTGCCGTATTGCCTAAATCAGATGCTCAGAAGTTAGCTAAAATTGCTTCTGTGCTAAAAACAAAGCCATCTATTACCATGGAATGCCTTGGGTACTACAATCCTGAGATTGACGTAAAAGGTTTGCGCGATAGAGCTGTTACTATGGCTGTAAAGCAAGAGTGGTACAACAGCCTTTCAAGCGCGACGAAAAAGAATATTAACCTCGAAGATGCGCCTGTGCCTAAGTATAATTATGATGAATACTTAGAGGCTGCGTACGAGAATGCACCTGAATTAAAAGAACATCCTCGTCCTGGTGGCTTCTTAGGATACAAGGATCAAACTCGAGAGCAAATGGAAGAATACTTGCGCAAGACAGCAGACACCTCTCACGAGGCACTGCGAAAGTTGGCTCTCGATAGAGCAAATGCAGTCCGTGAAGTGATCATTAAAAATTCACCTCAACTGGAAGGACGCGTAACTGCTGTTCAAGCCGGTTCAAGTAAGCAAGATAAGCATGCAACCTCAGTGCAGTTACAGCTTAAACAGTAA
- a CDS encoding sensor domain-containing diguanylate cyclase, with protein sequence MDLTEAKKEIAKLKEQLEIEQTLNDVAFEAIGIFDENFKCVAANAEAENIFGYSTRELLGLYAFDFLAKDSHSIVKDHVANGITEPYFATCKRRDGTTFPVEIRGSNVILRGQRYRATAMRDLTFTRATEMDLADALYELELIFSNCKVGLMLLKGGRYLRRANQALADILGYESPDEIKGISMRQLHISLEKYDEFGATIYPELAHGKPLKFEYQMRRKDGNTIWCSFTGQAIDRNIPANLYKGILWVVDDITKRKAKEDHLMQMATTDDLTGALHRKEFFRRMKFFTDDVRHEGFRYSMLMIDLDSFKSINDTYGHEAGDAVLRDFAAMCKEQLRDNDLFARIGGEEFAVFLPQTTRYKAVQVAERLRKAFAEKDTICCGNVIPCTISVGVAGATSEYIEIEELLRSADQRLYRAKTNGRNSVVFFDD encoded by the coding sequence ATGGATTTAACAGAAGCCAAAAAAGAGATAGCCAAGCTAAAAGAGCAACTCGAAATCGAACAGACTCTGAATGATGTAGCATTTGAAGCTATCGGAATATTCGATGAAAATTTCAAATGTGTTGCTGCCAATGCTGAAGCTGAGAATATTTTCGGGTATTCTACAAGAGAACTGCTGGGGCTTTATGCATTTGATTTTCTCGCAAAGGACTCTCATAGTATTGTAAAAGATCATGTAGCAAATGGAATAACAGAACCATACTTTGCCACGTGTAAACGAAGAGATGGGACGACTTTCCCCGTTGAAATCAGGGGAAGTAATGTCATCTTGAGAGGACAACGATACCGCGCAACGGCCATGCGTGATCTTACATTTACGCGTGCAACTGAGATGGATTTGGCAGATGCCCTGTATGAACTTGAGCTTATTTTCAGCAACTGCAAAGTCGGGCTTATGCTCTTGAAAGGCGGTAGATATTTACGGCGGGCAAATCAAGCTCTTGCAGATATCTTAGGATATGAATCACCTGATGAAATAAAAGGCATCAGCATGCGCCAGCTTCATATTTCATTAGAAAAGTATGATGAATTCGGTGCAACGATTTATCCGGAATTGGCTCATGGTAAGCCTCTCAAGTTTGAATATCAAATGCGAAGAAAAGACGGCAATACAATTTGGTGTTCTTTTACTGGGCAAGCCATCGATAGAAATATTCCTGCAAACTTGTATAAAGGCATCTTGTGGGTGGTTGATGACATTACAAAGCGTAAGGCGAAAGAAGATCATTTGATGCAAATGGCCACCACAGATGATCTTACTGGAGCTTTGCATCGTAAGGAATTTTTTCGTCGTATGAAATTCTTTACAGATGATGTTCGTCATGAGGGCTTTCGGTATTCGATGCTAATGATTGATCTTGATAGCTTCAAAAGCATAAACGACACATATGGTCATGAGGCAGGAGATGCTGTTCTCCGCGACTTTGCTGCTATGTGTAAAGAACAGTTACGTGATAACGACTTATTTGCACGGATTGGTGGAGAGGAATTTGCCGTATTTCTTCCTCAGACGACACGCTACAAGGCAGTTCAAGTCGCGGAACGACTGCGAAAGGCGTTTGCAGAAAAAGATACCATCTGTTGCGGAAACGTAATCCCTTGCACCATCAGCGTCGGTGTTGCCGGTGCTACTTCAGAGTACATAGAAATTGAAGAGCTACTTCGTAGTGCAGATCAACGTCTATATCGCGCTAAAACTAATGGGCGTAATTCTGTAGTTTTTTTTGATGATTAA
- a CDS encoding CatB-related O-acetyltransferase: MTNPFSSPYEGYEIRQHLTNKNIIVGRHSYYSGYYHGKHFEENVRYLSPDRDDVDKLIIGKFCSIGSGVVFMMAGNQGHRNDWLSTYPFHYMADFSEAPDGYLPKGDTIVGNDVWIGSEAMIMPGITIGHGAIIAARSVVTKNVPEYTIVGGNPAKLIRERFSADKKEKLLQMAWWDWSDETIRKNLPLLCSENLTYFVNQP; this comes from the coding sequence ATGACAAATCCATTTTCTTCACCATATGAAGGGTATGAAATTCGTCAGCACCTAACAAACAAGAACATTATTGTCGGTCGTCACAGTTATTATTCCGGCTACTATCACGGCAAACACTTTGAGGAAAACGTCCGTTATCTTTCACCAGACAGGGATGATGTAGATAAGCTCATAATCGGTAAGTTTTGTTCAATTGGTTCCGGTGTAGTCTTTATGATGGCTGGTAATCAAGGGCACCGTAATGACTGGCTTAGCACGTATCCTTTTCATTATATGGCAGATTTCTCTGAGGCTCCTGATGGTTATCTCCCAAAGGGGGATACGATTGTCGGCAATGATGTTTGGATAGGAAGCGAAGCTATGATCATGCCTGGAATTACCATTGGTCATGGTGCGATCATTGCGGCTCGTTCGGTAGTAACAAAAAACGTTCCCGAATACACAATCGTTGGTGGAAATCCTGCTAAGTTGATTAGAGAACGATTTAGTGCTGACAAGAAAGAAAAGCTGCTACAAATGGCATGGTGGGATTGGTCTGATGAAACTATTCGGAAGAACCTGCCTCTATTGTGTAGTGAAAATCTGACATATTTTGTTAATCAACCTTAA
- a CDS encoding tetratricopeptide repeat protein: MNVSNVVCRLLMIGTLVVAMAGCTGVKGQYYLGMEKYGQGQKDFEQAVAKNPNDAMAHYYLGRMLLAQDKPEAALKHLKKAVKLQPNDDDYHFWLGINYWSVMDYKNERKQYLRAIELNPHATYAHLYLGHNYLDKREWKKAYDQYQIVLRKDQYDPEALYNTAAALHGMKRYKREHKALLKYLKYYPDGHLALKAVTSLNKLGDYSWRNFYIGKRKVSFVTVKFEKDTAKIKTETTASLKLLGAMLKNSPKLSVDVVVYVKGNKSLAKARAIAVRNYITTYVPDVERKQLPISWFGQSERIGSGKKAQHLPESVRFITHVK; this comes from the coding sequence ATGAACGTATCTAACGTTGTGTGCCGTCTATTGATGATCGGAACACTTGTTGTCGCAATGGCAGGGTGTACTGGAGTAAAAGGCCAGTACTATCTGGGAATGGAAAAGTATGGTCAGGGACAGAAAGATTTTGAGCAGGCTGTAGCAAAAAATCCGAATGACGCTATGGCACATTATTATCTTGGGCGCATGTTATTGGCACAAGATAAACCGGAAGCTGCTCTTAAGCATCTTAAAAAAGCTGTAAAACTTCAGCCTAACGACGATGACTACCATTTCTGGCTGGGAATTAACTACTGGTCAGTCATGGATTACAAAAATGAGCGTAAACAATATCTTCGCGCAATTGAACTAAACCCGCATGCCACATACGCACATTTATATCTGGGACATAACTACCTGGATAAACGTGAATGGAAAAAAGCGTACGACCAATACCAGATAGTGCTCCGAAAAGATCAGTACGATCCGGAAGCCCTATACAACACTGCTGCCGCTCTACACGGCATGAAGCGCTACAAACGAGAGCACAAAGCCTTACTGAAGTACTTAAAGTACTATCCCGACGGCCACCTTGCATTAAAAGCTGTCACTAGTCTTAACAAGCTTGGTGATTACTCATGGCGAAATTTTTATATTGGCAAACGAAAAGTGAGCTTTGTCACAGTTAAGTTTGAAAAAGATACTGCAAAAATAAAAACAGAAACAACAGCGTCATTAAAGCTGTTAGGAGCAATGCTTAAAAACTCTCCTAAGCTTTCTGTGGATGTTGTTGTTTATGTCAAAGGAAATAAATCGTTAGCAAAGGCCAGAGCCATTGCTGTCAGAAATTATATAACAACGTATGTTCCAGATGTTGAAAGAAAGCAGCTACCTATTAGCTGGTTTGGACAATCGGAACGAATAGGTTCAGGTAAAAAAGCACAACATCTACCTGAATCAGTACGCTTTATTACTCATGTAAAGTAA
- a CDS encoding glycogen-binding domain-containing protein → MNKKNKIEEQLYNLFHEEEFHDVEPPEDFLQNVMNQLPKRATEPASFSVKCTELAHSLWKRFTRPMTISVSPLQVAFSCAVVLCSVSFMYEAPHKKEGGVVDVVHTTSRKLGLKPVSFALHDPDKQFSSAVVIGSFNKWQSRGFEMSYDESQEAWVLEHELPPGDYEYVFLVNGEASMPDPRAVFYVQDSFGNKNSLLQVGGVQHEL, encoded by the coding sequence ATGAACAAAAAAAATAAGATAGAAGAACAGCTTTACAACCTTTTTCATGAAGAAGAATTTCATGACGTGGAACCGCCGGAAGATTTCCTGCAAAACGTCATGAATCAGTTGCCAAAACGTGCAACTGAACCAGCATCTTTTTCTGTCAAATGTACAGAACTGGCTCATAGCCTATGGAAACGCTTTACCAGACCAATGACCATTTCTGTTTCACCGTTGCAGGTAGCTTTCAGCTGTGCAGTCGTTCTTTGCAGTGTTTCGTTTATGTACGAAGCTCCGCACAAAAAAGAGGGTGGAGTGGTTGATGTTGTACACACAACATCCCGTAAACTGGGGCTTAAACCTGTTTCCTTTGCTTTGCATGATCCGGATAAACAGTTTTCCTCAGCAGTCGTCATTGGCTCTTTTAATAAATGGCAAAGCCGAGGCTTTGAGATGTCTTATGACGAATCACAAGAAGCATGGGTACTTGAACACGAGCTTCCTCCGGGGGACTATGAGTACGTTTTTCTTGTAAATGGTGAAGCCTCAATGCCTGACCCAAGGGCTGTTTTCTATGTACAGGACAGCTTCGGCAATAAGAACTCGCTGCTTCAAGTTGGTGGAGTACAACATGAATTATAA